In a single window of the Gadus macrocephalus chromosome 6, ASM3116895v1 genome:
- the nsd3 gene encoding histone-lysine N-methyltransferase NSD3 isoform X7 translates to MDFSFSFMQGIMGNTIQQPPQLIDSANIRQEGPYDTGSDPGEDGGPSYDAALEAEFSYPPSASEDMPQVSNGYPPGLGMFDPQTKFSMYSQFPNGSANGYGPIRGYGEHGLLSGEGTVLRGPGLQERPLSPVSPPLPTHHPHLLHHSHHPHTLPYHSSLPHLQAHAHPHTQSPPPHQSQHHLSHTPHIMTHTLPPPPPLLLPPSTPPPSLVDGAPSCLPHHAPSTAHSGVLMKTNSPEIKLKIIKTYQNGKELFESALCGDLLQELQEETQKDQVTQMQRRNERKKEKRKKSARLQVQVKEEGLDLDQPQESSTDQTVTETETQVQLQPTEPPLAQTERPQKTVIKAEAKTLKVPKVHHPSVIQETGFCKEFVIGDLVWSKVGTYPWWPCMVSSDPQMKVHTRINTRGHREYHVQFFGSVAERAWIHEKRIVIYQGEHQFEELQAETLRKTNNLAEKHKLLKPIPQRERAQWEVGVGHAEDAFVMTKQERIDNYTFIYVDPDPNQPPPAKKPPPARPEKRTQRSASAVKKEEAGVTSPTREPPPPPPPPLSQQPQQSHQPQQPRRQLPRRQCSIQNASDGTNPQASDGERGGKRADPSPAGSQTPETASEAGIGPESPPPVRAWKTAAARKLLPLSITMKKLNVEITKCDWPLLQRKVVPSPKREREEEEEEEEEKEERVEGEVRQPDLGYCSPEDCGAKPEPSPEEEEEEEAEEAEEDREERRGSPASQRSEEGGMHPTSSPGSHHSSPPGSQERKQQRRSIRSRSESERGGDPVPKKKTKKEQAELAPETTLRTGSQKGASEISDACKPLKKRSRASTDVEMASSQYRDTSDSDSRGLNDPQGLFGKGLDSPAAADADASDTQSVDSNMSQQTSTSGKKDTVCQICEVFGEGLVVCEGDCSRHFHLECLGLTALVDNKFTCSECKNGNHSCFSCKMSGQEVTRCSMPGCGCFYHKECVWKLPGATGVAGGGFCCPQHTCFTCCLERDLEKAGKGRMMRCLRCPVAYHAGDGCVAAGSVGLTHHLMICSGHAATKRNGLPSSPVNVGWCFLCARGLLVQDLTDNILSSYAYKSHYLLTESNRAELKLPMIPSPSSATKKNVGKGGKLLCCDSCPASFHPECLEVEMPEGAWSCSDCRAGKKPRYKQIVWVKLGNYRWWPAEICNPRLVPSNIQSLRHDIGDFPVFFFGSHDYYWINQGRVFPYVENDKNFATGQINVNKTFKKALEEAARRFQELRAQRESREALEQERNSRKPPPYKLIKSNKPMGKVQVHLADLSEIPRCNCKPADEHPCNLDSQCLNRMLQYECHPQVCPAGENCENQCFSKHLCAETELFKTDGRGWGLRTTQALRKGDFVTEYVGEVIDAEECQQRIKHAHENHVTDFYMLTLTKDRVIDAGPRGNSSRFVNHSCSPNCETQKWTVNGDVCIGIFTLCDIEAGTELTFNYNMYCVGNRRTSCHCGADNCSGFLGVQPTSAVVMEKEEKARNAKLKPKRRRLRPEGKHTHEYFCFCCGDGGELVMCDRKDCPKAYHLLCLNLNKPPYGRWECPWHDCSVCGSPASSLCDFCPRSFCGDHEAGALTPSSLDGRPCCSNHNPSSPLGSEPASAQPSSPSLSPVRVKEEPPGEVEEELEEEEEEEEEVEEVEEEEEEEEEEEEDEEEEESSLLAAE, encoded by the exons ATGGatttctccttttctttcatGCAAGGGATCATGGGAAATACAATTCAGCAACCCCCTCAACTAATTGACTCAGCCAACATCCGACAGGAGGGCCCCTATGACACCGGTAGTGACCCGGGTGAGGATGGAGGTCCTTCCTATGACGCTGCCCTGGAAGCAGAGTTCTCCTACCCCCCCTCGGCCTCAGAGGACATGCCCCAGGTGTCCAACGGTTACCCCCCTGGCCTGGGCATGTTTGACCCCCAGACCAAGTTCTCCATGTACTCCCAGTTCCCCAATGGCTCAGCCAACGGCTACGGACCAATAAGGGGCTACGGGGAGCACGGCCTCCTGTCAGGGGAGGGCACGGTGCTGCGAGGCCCCGGCCTCCAGGAGAGACCGTTGTCTCCCGTGTCCCCACCGTTGCCCACGCATCATCCGCACCTCCTGCACCACTCCCATCACCCTCACACGCTCCCTTACCACTCCAGCCTCCCGCATCTCCAAGCTCACGCCCATCCACACACCCAGAGCCCCCCACCACACCAGTCACAGCATCATTTGTCCCATACCCCTCACATTATGACTCACACGCTCCCGCCCCCGCCTCCTTTACTCCTGCCTCCCTCCACTCCACCCCCTTCCTTGGTGGACGGCGCCCCGTCATGCCTACCCCACCACGCCCCATCGACGGCTCACAGCGGGGTGCTGATGAAGACCAACTCCCCGGAGATCAAGTTGAAGATCATTAAGACGTATCAGAACGGCAAAGAGCTGTTTGAGTCGGCTCTGTGCGGGGATCTGCTGCAGGAGTTGCAG GAGGAGACGCAGAAAGACCAGGTGACGCAAATGCAGCgcaggaatgagaggaagaaggagaagaggaaaaagAGTGCCAGGCTGCAGGTACAAGTCAAGGAAGAGGGGTTGGACTTGGACCAGCCCCAGGAAAGTTCCACAGACCAGACAGTgacggagacagagacccaGGTCCAGCTCCAGCCAACAGAACCACCCCTGGCTCAGACAGAGAGGCCTCAGAAGACTGTTATCAAAGCTGAGGCAAAGACACTGAAG GTTCCAAAGGTCCATCATCCCTCTGTGATTCAAGAAACTGGGTTCTGTAAGGAGTTTGTCATTGGGGATCTGGTCTGGTCCAAGGTGGGCACCTACCCCTGGTGGCCCTGCATGGTCTCCTCGGATCCCCAGATGAaagtacacacacgcatcaacACCAGAG GTCACAGGGAGTATCATGTGCAGTTCTTTGGCAGCGTGGCCGAGCGAGCATGGATCCACGAGAAGAGGATAGTCATCTACCAGGGGGAACACCAGTTTGAAGAACTACAAGCCGAGACACTCCGGAAAACCAACAACCTGGCAGAGAAACACAAG CTGCTGAAGCCCATCCCTCAGAGGGAGCGCGCCCAGTGGGAGGTGGGCGTCGGCCACGCCGAAGACGCCTTCGTCATGACCAAGCAGGAGCGCATCGACAACTACACCTTCATCTACGTCGACCCGGACCCCAACCAGCCCCCGCCCGCCAAGAAGCCCCCCCCAGCCAGACCGGAGAAGCGGACTCAGCGGTCCGCCTCGGCCGTCAAGAAGGAAGAGGCGGGAGTCACGTCGCCCACCagagagccgccgccgccgccgccgccgccgctgtcccagcagccccagcaaTCCCATCAGCCCCAGCAGCCACGCCGGCAGCTGCCTCGCCGCCAGTGTAGCATCCAGAACGCCAGCGACGGCACCAACCCCCAGGCCTCGGACGGAGAGAGGGGCGGCAAAAGGGCAGACCCCAGCCCAGCCGGCTCCCAGACCCCAGAGACGGCCTCGGAGGCGGGGATCGGGCCGGagtcccctccccctgtccGCGCCTGGAAGACTGCGGCGGCCAGGAAGCTGCTGCCGCTCTCCATCACCATGAAGAAGCTCAACGTGGAGATCACCAAGTGTGACTGGCCTCTCCTGCAGAGGAAGGTGGTACCCTCGCCCAAGCGGGagcgagaagaggaggaggaggaggaggaggagaaggaggagcgagtggagggggaggtccGGCAGCCCGACCTGGGATATTGTTCACCGGAG GACTGTGGTGCTAAACCTGAACCAAgcccggaggaagaggaggaggaagaggctgaagaagcagaggaggacagggaggagaggaggggctcCCCTGCCAgtcagaggagtgaggagggaggtATGCACCCCACCTCATCTCCTGGCTCCCACCACAGCAGTCCACCAG GTTCTCAAGAGAGGAAGCAGCAAAGACGCTCCATCCGGAGCCGGTCGGAGTCTGAGCGGGGCGGCGATCCGGTCCCGAAGAAGAAAACCAAAAAGGAACAG GCTGAGCTTGCCCCCGAGACTACTTTGAGAACGGGTTCCCAAAAAG GAGCCAGTGAGATCTCAGACGCCTGCAAGCCTTTGAAGAAGCGGAGCCGGGCCTCCACAGACGTGGAGATGGCTTCGTCTCAGTACAGAGACACCTCGGACTCGGACTCCAGAGGCCTCAACGATCCCCAG GGCTTGTTCGGGAAGGGCCTGGACAGTCCCGCAGCGGCAGACGCAGATGCATCTGACACGCAGTCCGTGGATTCTAACATGTCCCAGCAGACCAGCACTTCGGGGAAGAAGGACACTGTGTGCCAG atttgtgAGGTGTTTGGCGAGGGTTTGGTGGTCTGCGAGGGAGACTGCAGCAGACATTTTCACCTCGAGTGTCTTGGCCTGACCGCCCTAGTCGACAACAAGTTCACCTGTTCGGAGTGCAAGAACG GTAATCACTCGTGCTTTAGCTGTAAGATGTCGGGACAGGAAGTGACCCGCTGCTCCATGCCGGGATGCGGCTGCTTCTACCacaaggagtgtgtgtggaaacTCCCCGGGGCCACCGGCGTCGCGGGGGGAGGGTTCTGCTGCCCGCAGCACACCTGCTTCACCTGTTGCCTGGAGAGAGACCTGGAGAAAGCCGGCAAAG ggcGTATGATGCGCTGCCTCCGCTGTCCGGTGGCGTACCACGCGGGCGACGGCTGTGTGGCGGCCGGCAGCGTGGGCCTCACCCACCACCTCATGATCTGCAGTGGGCACGCCGCCACCAAGAGGAACGGCCTGCCCTCCTCCCCCGTCAACGTGGGCTGGTGTTTCCTGTGCGCCCGAG GGCTGTTAGTGCAGGACCTTACTGACAACATATTAAGTTCATATGCCTATAAGTCCCACTACCTTCTGACTGAGTCAAATCGTGCTGAGTTGAAATTACCTATGATTCCCTCTCCTTCGTCAGCTACCAAAAAGAATGTTGGGAAAG GAGGCAAGCTGCTGTGCTGCGACTCTTGCCCCGCCTCCTTTCACCCCGAGTGTCTGGAGGTGGAGATGCCCGAGGGGGCGTGGTCTTGCAGCGACTGTCGAGCGGGGAAGAAGCCGCGTTACAAACAGATCGTCTGGGTCAAGCTGGGGAACTACAG GTGGTGGCCAGCGGAAATCTGCAACCCTCGCCTGGTGCCGTCCAACATCCAGAGCCTCCGCCACGACATCGGCGACTTCCCCGTCTTCTTCTTCGGTTCCCACGACTACTACTGGATCAACCAAGGGCGCGTCTTCCCTTACGTGGAGAACGACAAGAACTTTGCTACGGGCCAGATCAACGTCAACAAAACCTTCAAGAAAG CACTGGAAGAGGCGGCCCGGCGTTTCCAGGAGCTCAGGGCCCagagggagagcagggaggCCCTGGAGCAGGAACGCAACTCGCGCAAACCTCCGCCCTACAAATTAATCAAG TCCAACAAGCCCATGGGGAAAGTGCAAGTGCACCTGGCCGACCTCTCGGAAATCCCACGATGCAACTGCAAGCCTGCAGACGAGCATCCATGCAACCTGGactcccaatgcctcaaccgcATGCTGCAGTACGAGTGCCATCCCCAG GTGTGTCCGGCCGGGGAGAACTGTGAGAACCAGTGCTTCTCAAAGCACCTGTGTGCCGAGACGGAGCTGTTCAAGACGGACGGCCGTGGCTGGGGGCTGCGGACCACCCAGGCTCTCAGGAAG GGTGACTTTGTGACAGAATACGTTGGCGAGGTGATAGACGCGGAGGAGTGCCAGCAACGAATCAAACACGCCCATGAAAACCACGTCACCGACTTCTACATGCTCACTCTCACGAAG GATCGCGTCATCGATGCAGGGCCCAGAGGGAACTCCTCCCGCTTTGTGAACCACAGCTGCAGCCCCAACTGTGAGACCCAGAAGTGGACCGTCAACGGGGACGTGTGCATAGGAATCTTCACCCTCTGCGACATTGAAGCAG GCACGGAGCTGACGTTCAACTACAACATGTACTGTGTGGGCAACCGAAGAACCTCCTGCCACTGCGGTGCCGACAACTGCTCCGGGTTCCTCGGGGTCCAGcccacg AGCGCTGTGgtcatggagaaggaggagaaggcccGCAACGCCAAGCTGAAGCCCAAGAGGCGACGGCTGCGGCCAGAGGGCAAGCACACCCACGAGTACTTCTGCTTCTGCTGCGGCGACGGAGGCGAGCTGGTCATGTGCGACCGGAAGGACTGCCCCAAAGCGTACCACCTCCTATGTCTGAACCTCAACAAGCCTCCTTATG GTCGCTGGGAGTGCCCGTGGCACGACTGCAGCGTGTGCggaagccccgcctcctccctctgtgACTTCTGCCCCCGCTCCTTCTGCGGCGACCACGAGGCGGGggccctcaccccctcctccctggacGGGCGGCCCTGCTGCTCCAATCACAACCCCTCCAGCCCCCTGGGCTCCGAGCCCGCCTCCGCCCAGCCCTCCAGCCCCAGCCTGAGCCCCGTCCGGGTAAAGGAGGAACCTCCaggcgaggtggaggaggagttagaggaggaggaggaggaggaagaagaggtggaggaggtagaggaggaggaagaagaagaagaggaggaggaggaggatgaagaggaggaggagtcgagCCTGCTGGCTGCAGAGTGA
- the nsd3 gene encoding histone-lysine N-methyltransferase NSD3 isoform X5, which produces MDFSFSFMQGIMGNTIQQPPQLIDSANIRQEGPYDTGSDPGEDGGPSYDAALEAEFSYPPSASEDMPQVSNGYPPGLGMFDPQTKFSMYSQFPNGSANGYGPIRGYGEHGLLSGEGTVLRGPGLQERPLSPVSPPLPTHHPHLLHHSHHPHTLPYHSSLPHLQAHAHPHTQSPPPHQSQHHLSHTPHIMTHTLPPPPPLLLPPSTPPPSLVDGAPSCLPHHAPSTAHSGVLMKTNSPEIKLKIIKTYQNGKELFESALCGDLLQELQEETQKDQVTQMQRRNERKKEKRKKSARLQVQVKEEGLDLDQPQESSTDQTVTETETQVQLQPTEPPLAQTERPQKTVIKAEAKTLKVPKVHHPSVIQETGFCKEFVIGDLVWSKVGTYPWWPCMVSSDPQMKVHTRINTRGHREYHVQFFGSVAERAWIHEKRIVIYQGEHQFEELQAETLRKTNNLAEKHKLLKPIPQRERAQWEVGVGHAEDAFVMTKQERIDNYTFIYVDPDPNQPPPAKKPPPARPEKRTQRSASAVKKEEAGVTSPTREPPPPPPPPLSQQPQQSHQPQQPRRQLPRRQCSIQNASDGTNPQASDGERGGKRADPSPAGSQTPETASEAGIGPESPPPVRAWKTAAARKLLPLSITMKKLNVEITKCDWPLLQRKVVPSPKREREEEEEEEEEKEERVEGEVRQPDLGYCSPEDCGAKPEPSPEEEEEEEAEEAEEDREERRGSPASQRSEEGGMHPTSSPGSHHSSPPVLFLGSQERKQQRRSIRSRSESERGGDPVPKKKTKKEQAELAPETTLRTGSQKGASEISDACKPLKKRSRASTDVEMASSQYRDTSDSDSRGLNDPQGLFGKGLDSPAAADADASDTQSVDSNMSQQTSTSGKKDTVCQICEVFGEGLVVCEGDCSRHFHLECLGLTALVDNKFTCSECKNGNHSCFSCKMSGQEVTRCSMPGCGCFYHKECVWKLPGATGVAGGGFCCPQHTCFTCCLERDLEKAGKGRMMRCLRCPVAYHAGDGCVAAGSVGLTHHLMICSGHAATKRNGLPSSPVNVGWCFLCARGLLVQDLTDNILSSYAYKSHYLLTESNRAELKLPMIPSPSSATKKNVGKGGKLLCCDSCPASFHPECLEVEMPEGAWSCSDCRAGKKPRYKQIVWVKLGNYRWWPAEICNPRLVPSNIQSLRHDIGDFPVFFFGSHDYYWINQGRVFPYVENDKNFATGQINVNKTFKKALEEAARRFQELRAQRESREALEQERNSRKPPPYKLIKSNKPMGKVQVHLADLSEIPRCNCKPADEHPCNLDSQCLNRMLQYECHPQVCPAGENCENQCFSKHLCAETELFKTDGRGWGLRTTQALRKGDFVTEYVGEVIDAEECQQRIKHAHENHVTDFYMLTLTKDRVIDAGPRGNSSRFVNHSCSPNCETQKWTVNGDVCIGIFTLCDIEAGTELTFNYNMYCVGNRRTSCHCGADNCSGFLGVQPTSAVVMEKEEKARNAKLKPKRRRLRPEGKHTHEYFCFCCGDGGELVMCDRKDCPKAYHLLCLNLNKPPYGRWECPWHDCSVCGSPASSLCDFCPRSFCGDHEAGALTPSSLDGRPCCSNHNPSSPLGSEPASAQPSSPSLSPVRVKEEPPGEVEEELEEEEEEEEEVEEVEEEEEEEEEEEEDEEEEESSLLAAE; this is translated from the exons ATGGatttctccttttctttcatGCAAGGGATCATGGGAAATACAATTCAGCAACCCCCTCAACTAATTGACTCAGCCAACATCCGACAGGAGGGCCCCTATGACACCGGTAGTGACCCGGGTGAGGATGGAGGTCCTTCCTATGACGCTGCCCTGGAAGCAGAGTTCTCCTACCCCCCCTCGGCCTCAGAGGACATGCCCCAGGTGTCCAACGGTTACCCCCCTGGCCTGGGCATGTTTGACCCCCAGACCAAGTTCTCCATGTACTCCCAGTTCCCCAATGGCTCAGCCAACGGCTACGGACCAATAAGGGGCTACGGGGAGCACGGCCTCCTGTCAGGGGAGGGCACGGTGCTGCGAGGCCCCGGCCTCCAGGAGAGACCGTTGTCTCCCGTGTCCCCACCGTTGCCCACGCATCATCCGCACCTCCTGCACCACTCCCATCACCCTCACACGCTCCCTTACCACTCCAGCCTCCCGCATCTCCAAGCTCACGCCCATCCACACACCCAGAGCCCCCCACCACACCAGTCACAGCATCATTTGTCCCATACCCCTCACATTATGACTCACACGCTCCCGCCCCCGCCTCCTTTACTCCTGCCTCCCTCCACTCCACCCCCTTCCTTGGTGGACGGCGCCCCGTCATGCCTACCCCACCACGCCCCATCGACGGCTCACAGCGGGGTGCTGATGAAGACCAACTCCCCGGAGATCAAGTTGAAGATCATTAAGACGTATCAGAACGGCAAAGAGCTGTTTGAGTCGGCTCTGTGCGGGGATCTGCTGCAGGAGTTGCAG GAGGAGACGCAGAAAGACCAGGTGACGCAAATGCAGCgcaggaatgagaggaagaaggagaagaggaaaaagAGTGCCAGGCTGCAGGTACAAGTCAAGGAAGAGGGGTTGGACTTGGACCAGCCCCAGGAAAGTTCCACAGACCAGACAGTgacggagacagagacccaGGTCCAGCTCCAGCCAACAGAACCACCCCTGGCTCAGACAGAGAGGCCTCAGAAGACTGTTATCAAAGCTGAGGCAAAGACACTGAAG GTTCCAAAGGTCCATCATCCCTCTGTGATTCAAGAAACTGGGTTCTGTAAGGAGTTTGTCATTGGGGATCTGGTCTGGTCCAAGGTGGGCACCTACCCCTGGTGGCCCTGCATGGTCTCCTCGGATCCCCAGATGAaagtacacacacgcatcaacACCAGAG GTCACAGGGAGTATCATGTGCAGTTCTTTGGCAGCGTGGCCGAGCGAGCATGGATCCACGAGAAGAGGATAGTCATCTACCAGGGGGAACACCAGTTTGAAGAACTACAAGCCGAGACACTCCGGAAAACCAACAACCTGGCAGAGAAACACAAG CTGCTGAAGCCCATCCCTCAGAGGGAGCGCGCCCAGTGGGAGGTGGGCGTCGGCCACGCCGAAGACGCCTTCGTCATGACCAAGCAGGAGCGCATCGACAACTACACCTTCATCTACGTCGACCCGGACCCCAACCAGCCCCCGCCCGCCAAGAAGCCCCCCCCAGCCAGACCGGAGAAGCGGACTCAGCGGTCCGCCTCGGCCGTCAAGAAGGAAGAGGCGGGAGTCACGTCGCCCACCagagagccgccgccgccgccgccgccgccgctgtcccagcagccccagcaaTCCCATCAGCCCCAGCAGCCACGCCGGCAGCTGCCTCGCCGCCAGTGTAGCATCCAGAACGCCAGCGACGGCACCAACCCCCAGGCCTCGGACGGAGAGAGGGGCGGCAAAAGGGCAGACCCCAGCCCAGCCGGCTCCCAGACCCCAGAGACGGCCTCGGAGGCGGGGATCGGGCCGGagtcccctccccctgtccGCGCCTGGAAGACTGCGGCGGCCAGGAAGCTGCTGCCGCTCTCCATCACCATGAAGAAGCTCAACGTGGAGATCACCAAGTGTGACTGGCCTCTCCTGCAGAGGAAGGTGGTACCCTCGCCCAAGCGGGagcgagaagaggaggaggaggaggaggaggagaaggaggagcgagtggagggggaggtccGGCAGCCCGACCTGGGATATTGTTCACCGGAG GACTGTGGTGCTAAACCTGAACCAAgcccggaggaagaggaggaggaagaggctgaagaagcagaggaggacagggaggagaggaggggctcCCCTGCCAgtcagaggagtgaggagggaggtATGCACCCCACCTCATCTCCTGGCTCCCACCACAGCAGTCCACCAG TTCTCTTTTTAGGTTCTCAAGAGAGGAAGCAGCAAAGACGCTCCATCCGGAGCCGGTCGGAGTCTGAGCGGGGCGGCGATCCGGTCCCGAAGAAGAAAACCAAAAAGGAACAG GCTGAGCTTGCCCCCGAGACTACTTTGAGAACGGGTTCCCAAAAAG GAGCCAGTGAGATCTCAGACGCCTGCAAGCCTTTGAAGAAGCGGAGCCGGGCCTCCACAGACGTGGAGATGGCTTCGTCTCAGTACAGAGACACCTCGGACTCGGACTCCAGAGGCCTCAACGATCCCCAG GGCTTGTTCGGGAAGGGCCTGGACAGTCCCGCAGCGGCAGACGCAGATGCATCTGACACGCAGTCCGTGGATTCTAACATGTCCCAGCAGACCAGCACTTCGGGGAAGAAGGACACTGTGTGCCAG atttgtgAGGTGTTTGGCGAGGGTTTGGTGGTCTGCGAGGGAGACTGCAGCAGACATTTTCACCTCGAGTGTCTTGGCCTGACCGCCCTAGTCGACAACAAGTTCACCTGTTCGGAGTGCAAGAACG GTAATCACTCGTGCTTTAGCTGTAAGATGTCGGGACAGGAAGTGACCCGCTGCTCCATGCCGGGATGCGGCTGCTTCTACCacaaggagtgtgtgtggaaacTCCCCGGGGCCACCGGCGTCGCGGGGGGAGGGTTCTGCTGCCCGCAGCACACCTGCTTCACCTGTTGCCTGGAGAGAGACCTGGAGAAAGCCGGCAAAG ggcGTATGATGCGCTGCCTCCGCTGTCCGGTGGCGTACCACGCGGGCGACGGCTGTGTGGCGGCCGGCAGCGTGGGCCTCACCCACCACCTCATGATCTGCAGTGGGCACGCCGCCACCAAGAGGAACGGCCTGCCCTCCTCCCCCGTCAACGTGGGCTGGTGTTTCCTGTGCGCCCGAG GGCTGTTAGTGCAGGACCTTACTGACAACATATTAAGTTCATATGCCTATAAGTCCCACTACCTTCTGACTGAGTCAAATCGTGCTGAGTTGAAATTACCTATGATTCCCTCTCCTTCGTCAGCTACCAAAAAGAATGTTGGGAAAG GAGGCAAGCTGCTGTGCTGCGACTCTTGCCCCGCCTCCTTTCACCCCGAGTGTCTGGAGGTGGAGATGCCCGAGGGGGCGTGGTCTTGCAGCGACTGTCGAGCGGGGAAGAAGCCGCGTTACAAACAGATCGTCTGGGTCAAGCTGGGGAACTACAG GTGGTGGCCAGCGGAAATCTGCAACCCTCGCCTGGTGCCGTCCAACATCCAGAGCCTCCGCCACGACATCGGCGACTTCCCCGTCTTCTTCTTCGGTTCCCACGACTACTACTGGATCAACCAAGGGCGCGTCTTCCCTTACGTGGAGAACGACAAGAACTTTGCTACGGGCCAGATCAACGTCAACAAAACCTTCAAGAAAG CACTGGAAGAGGCGGCCCGGCGTTTCCAGGAGCTCAGGGCCCagagggagagcagggaggCCCTGGAGCAGGAACGCAACTCGCGCAAACCTCCGCCCTACAAATTAATCAAG TCCAACAAGCCCATGGGGAAAGTGCAAGTGCACCTGGCCGACCTCTCGGAAATCCCACGATGCAACTGCAAGCCTGCAGACGAGCATCCATGCAACCTGGactcccaatgcctcaaccgcATGCTGCAGTACGAGTGCCATCCCCAG GTGTGTCCGGCCGGGGAGAACTGTGAGAACCAGTGCTTCTCAAAGCACCTGTGTGCCGAGACGGAGCTGTTCAAGACGGACGGCCGTGGCTGGGGGCTGCGGACCACCCAGGCTCTCAGGAAG GGTGACTTTGTGACAGAATACGTTGGCGAGGTGATAGACGCGGAGGAGTGCCAGCAACGAATCAAACACGCCCATGAAAACCACGTCACCGACTTCTACATGCTCACTCTCACGAAG GATCGCGTCATCGATGCAGGGCCCAGAGGGAACTCCTCCCGCTTTGTGAACCACAGCTGCAGCCCCAACTGTGAGACCCAGAAGTGGACCGTCAACGGGGACGTGTGCATAGGAATCTTCACCCTCTGCGACATTGAAGCAG GCACGGAGCTGACGTTCAACTACAACATGTACTGTGTGGGCAACCGAAGAACCTCCTGCCACTGCGGTGCCGACAACTGCTCCGGGTTCCTCGGGGTCCAGcccacg AGCGCTGTGgtcatggagaaggaggagaaggcccGCAACGCCAAGCTGAAGCCCAAGAGGCGACGGCTGCGGCCAGAGGGCAAGCACACCCACGAGTACTTCTGCTTCTGCTGCGGCGACGGAGGCGAGCTGGTCATGTGCGACCGGAAGGACTGCCCCAAAGCGTACCACCTCCTATGTCTGAACCTCAACAAGCCTCCTTATG GTCGCTGGGAGTGCCCGTGGCACGACTGCAGCGTGTGCggaagccccgcctcctccctctgtgACTTCTGCCCCCGCTCCTTCTGCGGCGACCACGAGGCGGGggccctcaccccctcctccctggacGGGCGGCCCTGCTGCTCCAATCACAACCCCTCCAGCCCCCTGGGCTCCGAGCCCGCCTCCGCCCAGCCCTCCAGCCCCAGCCTGAGCCCCGTCCGGGTAAAGGAGGAACCTCCaggcgaggtggaggaggagttagaggaggaggaggaggaggaagaagaggtggaggaggtagaggaggaggaagaagaagaagaggaggaggaggaggatgaagaggaggaggagtcgagCCTGCTGGCTGCAGAGTGA